DNA sequence from the Pseudoglutamicibacter cumminsii genome:
CGATGGCTACCAAGAACTCGACCGACGTCTACTACAACCACAAGGTCACCAACATCAAGCGTTCCGGCAGCGGCTGGACCTTGACCGTCAAGGATAAGGCATCCAAGCAGACCCTCGAGGTCAACGCCAAGTTCGTGTTCGTCGGCGCCGGCGGTGGCGCACTGCCGCTGCTTCAGAAGTCCGGCATCGATGAGATCAAGGGCTACGGCGGCTTCCCAGTGTCCGGCGAATTCCTTCGCTGCACCAACGAAGACGTCATCGCCCGCCACGAAGCCAAGGTATATGGCCAGGCATCCGTAGGTGCACCTCCGATGTCGGTTCCACACCTCGACACCCGTTACGTGGACGGCAAGAAGTCCCTTATGTTCGGCCCTTACGGCGGCTTCTCGCCTAAGTTCCTCAAGTCCGGTTCGTTCTTCGACCTGCCGTTCTCGGTCCGAGTGCACAACCTCGGCACGATGCTCGGCGTCGCGAAGTCCAACTTCGACCTCGTGACCTACCTCGTTTCTGAGCTCGCGAAGACTCGCAATCAGCAGATGGAAGCGATGCGCGCCTACTACCCAGCTGCTCAGAAGGGCGACTGGGAAATGATCACCGCGGGCCAGCGCGTTCAGACCATGAAGAAAGGTCCGAACGGCAAGGCCGTCCTCGCATTCGGTACCGAGGTTGTCTCCTCGGCTGACGGCAGCATCGCCGGCCTGCTCGGCGCGTCCCCTGGCGCATCGACCGCGGCTCCGATCATGGTCAACCTCCTCAAGACCTGCTTCGCTGACAAGTGGGCTGGCTGGGAAGACCAGATCAAGGAGCTCATCCCAACGCTGGGTCAGAAGCTCAACAACAACGCTTCCCTCTACACCGAGGTTAAGGACCGCACCGACAAGGTTCTGCGCCTGAACTAATACAGTTCACCGCAGCGAAAAAGCTCATAAGATGAGGAAGGAACCGTGACATAAAGTCACGGCTCCTTCCTCTCTTTTTTCGCCCTTACTTCAAGGACTTCCATGCATCACTTGGCGAAGGTCTCGCTACGCAACCGGGCACTCATCATCTTGATCACGCTCTTCATCAGCGCGTTCGGCGTCGTCTCGATGAATCAGCTCAAGCAAGAACTCATGCCTTCTGTTGAGTTCTCCATCATCTCGGTTGCGGCCCAGCAGCCAGGTGCATCCCCGCACGTCATGGACGAACAGGTCGCACAGCCTTTGGAGCGTTCGCTACAGGCTGTCGAAGGGCTCGAATCGACTAAGTCGACCTCGCGCGCAGGCTTGACCACCATCCAGTTGTCCCTCAACTATGGGACCAACATGGACCGGGCACGCAACCAGGTTGAACGTGCGATATCCAACGCCCGTGACCTGCTGCCCGATGGCGTATCCCCCACCTCTTTCGCGGGTTCCTTCAGCGATTTCCCCGTGGTTTACTACGCGGTATCAGGGGAAGGCTCGCTCTCGGCTGTCGCTGACCGTGTGACATCCAACGTCATTCCTGAGATTGAACGCCTGGATGGTGTCCGGCAAGCCCAGCTGACGGGCGCGAGCACTCAGTACGTCAAAGTCACCCCAGACGAAAAGAAGATGAAGGATGCGGGTCTGACTGAACAGGAGCTACAGAAGGCGATCAGCGAGGTTGGTCGCTCCGTACCGCTCGGTTCGGTTGAAGACGGGTCCCTGGCTCTCCCAGCCGAGACTAATGGCGCTCCCAAGGATCTCGATGAGTGGCGTAAACTTCCGATCGCCGCGACGGCAAACGCGCAAGCCCCCGGTGCTGGTGACGCGGCGGCACGCTCGCAGGCGGCACCACAGTCGCCGGAACAGGCACCTGGGCAGACGCAGAGGCAGGTGCAGAAACCGAAGATCTCACTGCTAGGTGATGTCGCGAAGGTTGAGCTTGCTGATGAGGAAAGCTCCTCGATCACGCGAACCAACGGTGAACTGTCTCTTGCGCTCTCGATCACGAAAACCCCGGATGCGGATACGGTTCGGGTCGTCGAAGCCATCGAGGAAGCGTTGCCGCAACTACTCAAGGACGCGGATGCCGAGGGTGTTCTGATCTTCGACCAATCCGAGTCGATTACGTCAGCGGTTTCTGACCTCACCAAGGAAGGGCTGCTGGGTCTTGTCTTCGCTGTCCTGGTGATCCTGATCTTCTTGCTGTCTTTCAGAGCAACACTCGTCACCGCGATCTCGATTCCGCTGTCGCTGCTGGCCACGTTCATCGGTCTGTTCGGCTTCGGCTATTCCCTGAACATGCTGACGCTCGGCGCGCTCACGATTTCGATTGGTCGCGTGGTTGATGACGCAATCGTTGTGATCGAAAACATTCGCCGCCACCTCGCCAACGACACCGTCGGTGCCACTACTGGCGCCGACGGCGATGGAGTTGAGGGCGACGGAACGGTCGTATCCCGCCGCAACAGCATCGTCCACGCGGTAAAGGAAGTCGCCGGAGCAATTACCGCATCGACGTTGACGACCGTCGCTGTGTTCGCGCCGATCGCGTTCGTCTCGGGGCTTGCGGGTGAGTTGTTCCGTCCGTTCGCGCTCACGGTGACCATCGCGTTGCTAGCCTCGCTCGTGGTATCGCTGACGATCGTTCCGGTTCTCGCATACTGGTTCATCTCGGGTGAGAAGGGCGCCAAGAAGAGCACTAAGAAGAAGCGTGCTCGACGCAGCGCTGAGACGACAGAACAATTGCCGGCGCTTCAGCGCGCGTACCGCCCGGTTCTGCGATCCACGCAGAAGCACCCGGTGATCACGCTCGTGGCGTCCGTGGCATTGCTCGCCGGATCTATCGCACTAACTCCGTTCATCAAGACGAACATGTTCGGCGATATGGGCGAGACCTCCTTCGATGCCGAGCTTGCTTTGCCGACTGGTTCCTCGTTGGCCACAACTGAAAAGCAAGCACGCATGGTCTCGGATGAGATCGAAAAGGTCGACGGAGTCCGCGACGTACAGTACACCGTTGGCTCCGGCACGGATCAGTTGTCCGTGATGATGGGTGGGCAGGGATCTGATACCGCTCAGTTCATTGTGGTGGTCGATGACTCGTCCAAGGTCAATGAGGCGCGCGATGCGGTTGAAAAGCAGGTGGGCGCGCTCAAGGGCCTGGATGAGAAGGCCGAGTTTGAGGTGTCCGCGCCCGGAACTGGCGGTGGTTTCAACCAGGACATCACAATCGAGGTCCAAGGCACGAGCCTTGAGGTGCTCGCTAAAGCCACGAAGAAGGTCACTGACACGATGCGGGATATCCCTGAGG
Encoded proteins:
- a CDS encoding efflux RND transporter permease subunit, translated to MHHLAKVSLRNRALIILITLFISAFGVVSMNQLKQELMPSVEFSIISVAAQQPGASPHVMDEQVAQPLERSLQAVEGLESTKSTSRAGLTTIQLSLNYGTNMDRARNQVERAISNARDLLPDGVSPTSFAGSFSDFPVVYYAVSGEGSLSAVADRVTSNVIPEIERLDGVRQAQLTGASTQYVKVTPDEKKMKDAGLTEQELQKAISEVGRSVPLGSVEDGSLALPAETNGAPKDLDEWRKLPIAATANAQAPGAGDAAARSQAAPQSPEQAPGQTQRQVQKPKISLLGDVAKVELADEESSSITRTNGELSLALSITKTPDADTVRVVEAIEEALPQLLKDADAEGVLIFDQSESITSAVSDLTKEGLLGLVFAVLVILIFLLSFRATLVTAISIPLSLLATFIGLFGFGYSLNMLTLGALTISIGRVVDDAIVVIENIRRHLANDTVGATTGADGDGVEGDGTVVSRRNSIVHAVKEVAGAITASTLTTVAVFAPIAFVSGLAGELFRPFALTVTIALLASLVVSLTIVPVLAYWFISGEKGAKKSTKKKRARRSAETTEQLPALQRAYRPVLRSTQKHPVITLVASVALLAGSIALTPFIKTNMFGDMGETSFDAELALPTGSSLATTEKQARMVSDEIEKVDGVRDVQYTVGSGTDQLSVMMGGQGSDTAQFIVVVDDSSKVNEARDAVEKQVGALKGLDEKAEFEVSAPGTGGGFNQDITIEVQGTSLEVLAKATKKVTDTMRDIPEVTAIKNDLTTTQPTVLVDVDRKKAAEKRLSAQQVGALLNGTVEPLEAGRTTFGFQTYSIKIGEGKTISSIEDLEKLTIPAATGEVKVSDVAKVTQQDKETVVVSRNTDRIAQVTISPTAAGLGSVADEVGKRLDQLELPDGAHATIGGAATQQADAFMQLGIAVLLAIAIVYIIMVATFRSLIQPFILLISIPFAFIGSLLALLITQIPLGLPSLIGMLMLVGIVVTNAIVLIDLINQYRDAADHRDAGERDAMPLDQAIELGALRRLRPILMTALATIGAMVPTAFGLTGGTGGFISQPLAVVVIGGLISSTLLTLILVPVLYRLVEGRRERKRLKRADQHTEEDTVPA
- a CDS encoding malate:quinone oxidoreductase, translating into MSSTNQKISLDVALIGGGIMSATLGTFLNHVEPGWSIGVFESLDRAGAESSDPWNNAGTGHSALCELNYSPAGGDGSVDPTKALGIAEQFQQSRQFYAWLVEQGIVKDPSTFINPLPHASFVIGQDHKRYLQTRYETLKQNVLFQDFQHTTDIDQIAEWTPLVAEGRTNNDVAMTRSDSGTDVNFGSLTRQLLDAMATKNSTDVYYNHKVTNIKRSGSGWTLTVKDKASKQTLEVNAKFVFVGAGGGALPLLQKSGIDEIKGYGGFPVSGEFLRCTNEDVIARHEAKVYGQASVGAPPMSVPHLDTRYVDGKKSLMFGPYGGFSPKFLKSGSFFDLPFSVRVHNLGTMLGVAKSNFDLVTYLVSELAKTRNQQMEAMRAYYPAAQKGDWEMITAGQRVQTMKKGPNGKAVLAFGTEVVSSADGSIAGLLGASPGASTAAPIMVNLLKTCFADKWAGWEDQIKELIPTLGQKLNNNASLYTEVKDRTDKVLRLN